The DNA window GCATTCATTTAAAAAACAACGTAATGCTACTAATATATTACAATTACTTTGGTGACAACCTGGTTGATTAAAAAATATTGGGTTGTTAAAATTTGtttttatataaataaatgtgagaGGCAAAACAAGGACGTGTAGAACACCACTGCCCATCATGCATTGCGCTAATAACGTTCAAAATATTGTTCCGAAGTTTGCCTCCATAAAATGTATTTTCCTATGAATGAAGTCGCACAACAACATATGTATTTTCACGCGAATTAAGCCACACAAAACTCACAAAAACGCACGATTACTTTTTGTAAATATTTGCACGAATTGAgtatgatatttttttttttaccatgatACATAGTGTAACGATCCTGGGTTTATAAACGCGGAAATCGACTTTGCtgcacgagcatgcttttgcggcacagtcgatagcgcgccggacgTCGGGCGAGAAGGTCGAGGGTGCGAGTCCTGCTTCCTGCTGTTTCATTTACAATCGGTGTCAGAAGTGATCGGACCTTGCGAGTGCGAGTGCGTGTGCTTGACCGGTGAGCGCGTAAAACGTAGAACCGCAAACTAGCGCGAGGACTCGCTCTTTTAAAGGAGGGAGTTTTGttacgaccctgggtttataagcgcgcaAATCGACCGTGCCGCACGAGCATGCTTGTGTGGCACAGTCGACAGCGCGCCGGACCTTGGGCTCGAAGGatgagggttcgagacctgctccttGGTGTTTCATTACAATATGGATACATCTCTATTCTGCTTCAACAGTATACATATTCCACGTATGTGGATATTCATCACAGTTACTTAGTAAAAACAATATTTTGGGGGGCACAGAATGGATATACATCACCAAACACTTTGCGTAatcccctatatagactgtggcTTTAACATGAGTTTATTAGTAGAGGGAGATAAACATAATGGAGTGAAGATAGCTCATGTTATTAATTGTATATCAAGGTTCACCTTTTGATTTTGTGTGCGCAATCCTTTGTGTGCGCAATCCTTTCCACAATACAGAGAAGTCACTTACCGTCCCATGCGAAATTCTCATCCCACACTGACCACATCTGCACGATGAAAAAAGGTGACCAGCATATTATGTAAGCCAGGACAATCACAAACGTCATTTTGACAGTTCTCAACTTTGCTCTGGATATAGTAGTAACGTTGCTAACAGAGTTAATTCCGATCAGACCGTTTTTAGACGCAACACCCGCGTGTGTGTTTCTGGTTTTATACTTTATGTTCTTCCAAATGCTGTGGCAGATGAACCCGTAGCATATCATCAGAATGAACACTGGGATTACGAATATACTGACGGTTATCCAAGTGATGTACGCCTTTACGCCCCACGGTTCTATGAAGTGGCCCCAACAGTCGTAGACAACCGAACCGTTCTTGATCTCACTCAGAGAGAAGATAAAGTACTGCGGCATGCTGAGGACCAGACTACACATCCAGGTGCTGATGATCATAATATAGGACCGCTGGGTGGGCTGCTGAAGGGTCTTCAGAGGATGGCAGATGGCGATGTAACGGTCCACggtcatcatcaccatcatgtaGGTGGAGGCGAACATGCCCATCACCTGGAGGTGCTTCACTATCCTGCACAGGACATCTGGCCCGTAGAAGCGAAAGGTGATCTTCCAGCAGAGCTGCGGCAGGACCTGGAAGAAAGCGACCACCAGATCAGCTATGCTGAGGTGCCGGATGAAGAGGTGCATTCTCGACTTCTTTTTCTTAGTGTTGAACATGGCCAGCAAGACACTGACGTTCCCAATCACAGCCACCACAAAGGTGATGCTGAGGACCGCTATCTCTATTTTGGCGACCTCTTCGTTTCTTCCAAAAGGATCGCTCCCGTTCGGGAGGACGGTGCCATTGCCAAGGTTCCCCATGATCGGATCATCCGTAGGACTGAAAACCAGAGACTGGTTGACTCCGTTGAAGAGGAGCCCATGGACGGGAGTGTGCATTGCACAAACCCTCTGTGCGCGCTTTGGCCCTAGTTACAGTTCCAGAGGGGCAGAGTTGTGTGAATCTCCGTATGTCAAATATGGAGCTACCTGACTCTAAAGGGAAAGGACTCTTCTTGGTTTCTGAGCTGCTGGGCCTTTTAAACGCGAATCACATTTCGGCCACCACGCCTTGTGCTGTTGTAGCCATACCCACTTGTGTATCCTATGGCACGCAGCCAGTCATGTTGCGCAAAGCTGGACACAACCCCCCCCACATCACCAAACCGCCTCTTAACATACTAGTTTGAAGTCCATCTTTGAAAATGTatgttttgtgtatgtgtgacaaaACATTAGCGCATTTGGGACTGTAATTACACAAACAAATCATGTAGATGATGTATGGTAAATCAATTCGAAATGTAAAAGATTTCTCAATGTAAAATATTCGGTTGCTAATATACAGTTTAAATTAACATATACGGGAATCCCGTTCCATATAATACGGTGAACAATTGCAGAATGCTTGATGCATTCCATTTAAAATGTAACTACGCaactcttatttacaacgacggcctaccggggaacagtctCCTGGTTCAGGGGAGGAACGAGAGATGTTTACGTTGTCCGCTCGGGGAATCGAGCCAGcaacctgcccaacgctctaaccacgaggctacctgccgcccttagACTATTATGGACACTTCTGACAGGAATCAAGTCCTAGATTTGTATTTAGTTTAATTATAATTATTTCTATTCAGCCTACACTTTTTCGTTCTGAACTCAACGATTTGAAATGCATCTCCAGCGCAGTTTACACCTCTGACACCGCCAAAACTTCAGCTATGGGTTacacttgatctgattgaatctaggcctaaaTAATTGAGATACACAATTTTACAATTTGAATACAGAATGAAATCAAGAAAATCGCCTCAAACAAAATGAAAATAATACCATTATAAACGGTTTATTTTCCATCTAGGCTACTGAGAGGCTGGCTGAAAGAGGCTCAGCTGATAAAGCATATACCaagttgtttatttttttataaaccaACCCTTAAAAACAACTATTTACAAAAAAGAACAATATACTGTGTATGCAATAGTATGCATATCCATATGTAGGCCTATTTGGTTAGATGTGGAACATGAGTTAGACATGGAATATACACTCCCAAAGCCTTTCTCTTGGTGATGTTAACAGATAGACATGAGTTGAAATGGAAGCTGGAATGTTGGCTTTGATGCAGCTTGTGCACAGCTCAGTTCACCTTAGCTGTGGCAGCTTAATAATCAAGACACTGATGAACTGTTTCAACTTTGATGTTAAAATCAGTGCTCTTGAAATGTTGTTATATTGGCTATGTTTACACTTTGATGTTTGTTGACGTAACCTGTGTACATACTTCTTTAGATTAGTATCTAAATGCATAGTGTGCCAGAGAAAACAACTTCAAAGACCAAATAAGGTTCTCAACTGTACAAAACAAAAGAGAGGCATAATATTTCAGGGTCAGATATTTCATAATAagtctgatccacagtgaatGGTGCTGTAAAGTCCAGTGCTCCTCTGCTGTATAAAGCTCACTGACAGGGCTTGCCTTTCTGCCACATCACAGACAAGGACAAAACACACCAGTTATCTCACAGTATCAGATATGTGAGAATGAAATGATCAGACAGAAATCGCATTTTTCCtaaatacactgtatatacaaaagtatgtgaacaccccttcaaattagtagatttgcctacttcagccacacccgttgctgtcAAGTGtagaaaatcgagcacacagccatgcaatctccacagacaaacattggcagtagaatgcctTAGTGAAgggttcagtgactttcaatgtggcactgtcataggatgccacctttccaccttttgatcatgtagtgtatattctcCCCTCCCAGTCTGGGTGAAGAGGAAGAAAGAAGGAATACAAATGTAAGAAAAACGTTGTGTTAGAGATTAGATTCCTGTCATTCTGCATGCCATGTTCTGCAGATCTCTCCTCCCTGTGATGAAGACATGACGGAGTGTTCATCACACTCTGCAATAATCATCATCCGTCCCTATCACTACAACAGGGTCCAGCTAAGAGGTCCAGCCCCGAGCCTGCTGAGGAAATACAGGAAGTAGCATTGTCTCTTTCCTTTTTGACACCGCTTGTAAACATTTTATGTACTACTGATGTATTGTTTAACCATGTTTGTCTTCTTTTcccttctctgtcactctctcatttctctccctgcTGCCCCCATTGAACATTCCCGTTTTCTCACAACAGCGCAACCTTTTGCACTCACTCTATCTCCCTCTGtgccccttcctccctctcctgtggCCTTGTTTGGTCAGGGAGTCTCATCATTGTGCGGTTGGTTAGAGCTCCTCTTTGTCCAACAATTATAACGACGCCAGTGTGGTTTTGAAGTGACCCCTGGTAACGTTCATCACAATAACTATAGCCCCAGAAAGGCGATTACAAAAACTGCTGTGGTCATTCAACTGTCAAAACCATTTGGTCATGGTGATGATACTAGCCATGTGCCTCTATTGGCATCCTACCACATGACACTGTAGTTTTACCAATGTCTCAGTTGAAAGGACTCTGGCTGTGGTCAGTGATGTAAGCTGATTCTCCAGTTCACACAGGAACCTCGTCTGAATTGCGTCTCAGTTAGATTGGCTTACTGGAATCCTCAAGTGTTCCCACTAATCCTCTGTCATAGTGCACTAATATTCTCATGCATCAGAACCACTGAGAGGACCAGCCCTGATGCTACGGGGTTGCAGACCACAGTCTCATAGACATACAACATCTCTGTACCACAAACTCCCAGTGGGAGTTCCTCTTGTTGTGGTCTCCCTGCTAAACGGTCTATGTTGTTTAATGAATTGTCCTCCCAGACCATTCTGAATAACTCTGGTTAGCTGTGTTCTGTTTGCTGCCTGAGGCTTGGCCAGCGGATGGGTTAGTAAGTTAAGCCACTGTCTGCTGTAGCTGTAACCCTCCCCTGCCTGGACAATCCTCCCATACCTGGGCTGACTTCCCCTGTCTGGGCTGCCCTCCCCTGCCCGGCCCTCCCCTGCCTGGGCTAACCTCCCCTGCCTGGGCTGCCCTCCCCTGCCCGGCCCTCCCCTGTCTGGTCTAACCTCCCCTGTCTGGTCTAACCTCCCCTGCCTGGGCTAACCTCACCTGCCTGGGCTGCCCTCTCCTGCTTTGGCTGCCCTCTCCTGCTTGGGCTGCCCTCTCCTGCTTGGGCTGTTTCTGGGGGTTCATAGGGGACAGGCTGATCTGTTATTATGCCTCGAGCTCTCTGTGTTTGATTAGCAATGGAACCTGTTGTGTCTAGCTGTCTGCTCAACATCCTCCATCCAGACCgtgtgtccctccctctctcattccgaAGAACAGAGAACCGAGAGAACCGAGAGAATGTGTATTATGTCTACAGCCTGAACGGACATTCTAAATCACCTTAATGACAGCAGGCATCGCTCCTTGGCTGAGAGTTCATTAGGGCTCTGCTTATACTTGCAACGTTGTGGATTCTTTGTCGACCTCCTTTCTTAGCAATCATACCTTGTATGGAATACTCATGTATAATAGAATATTCCTAAAAATGAGTCTATTGTTTTTTGTTCTTTTATTTATGTCACTAATGTGATTAATGCCATAACAGTTTCAAATTGGCTTTGAATGATGAAAAATATAATCCATCTTTTTGCTTTACTAAGAATGCCTAATTTTCTATTTATATGCAGAAAGCGCCAGGAAATACTGGGCAGGATGAAAAGGTTTTTAGTCAATGTCAAAACTCGCCTATTCAAACTTCTCCATTTCATAAAATAAAGTGTCACACAAGGATCAGTCTCACCATGTCTCGGTTACAAAGTATAACACTCACAAGGCAAACATGTTATTTACAGTAAACAGTCTTCTCTTTAGCTTCAGATGGCCACTTGACCTGTGGATGTAGGTGATTGTACTGGCTCTAACCACTGACCTATATATTATGAACTAACACTTGTAGTTGTGCAAAAATGCCTTGGGATTCTGGGATTCCTCTCACTGGCTCATTGTTTAGTTAAAATGAGTTTGTTTCCTCTGGCTTGGAGGCTTGTATCTGTGACGGCCGTGTACTAAAGGGGTAACCCAAACTCCTACTGAGAGGTAGGATACACAATGGTTTCTCCACAAGGCAACCCCATGGAGTTCAATTAGAATTATATATGACACCCACGCTCTCAGAAATTTGTCAAAACAACAATAACTCAATaaacaaagtgaaggaaaagagCTGCACTCTGAAAGGCCAGACTGGGCCCCCTACTTCAATCCCTGgagaaatatacactgctcaaaaaaataaagggaacacaaaaataacacatcctagatctgaatgaatgaaatattcttattaaatacttttttctttacatagttgaatgtgctgacaacaaaatcacacaaaaatgatcaatggaaatcaaatttatcaacccatggaggtctggatttggagtcacactcaaaattaaagtgtaaaaccactctacactctacagatccaactttgatgtaatgtccttaaaacaagtcaaaatgaggctcagtggtgtgtgtggccttcacgtgcctgtatgacctccctacaacgcctgggaatgctcctgatgaggtggcggatggtctcctgaaggatctcctcccagacctggactaaagcatccgccaactcctggacagtctgtggtgcaatgtggcgttggtggatggagcgagacattatgtcccagatgtgctcaattggattcaggtctggggaacgggcgggccagtccatagcatcaatgccttcctcttgcaggaactgctgacatactccagccacatgaggtctagcattgtcttgcattaggaggaacccagggccacacgcaccagcatatggtctcacaaggggtctgaggatctcatctcggtacctaatggcagtcaggctacctctggcgagcatatggagggctgtgcggccccccaaagaaatgccaccccacaccatgattgACCCActaccaaaccggtcatgctggaggatgtggcaggcagcagaacgttctccatggcgtctccagactctgtcacatctgtcatatgtgctcagtgtgaacctgctttcatctgtgaagagcacagggcgccagtggggAATTTGCCAATCTGGGTGTTCTCTGGCTAAACGTCcagcacggtgttgggctgtaagcacaaccccctcCTGTGGACGTCGgtccctcataccaccctcatggagtctgtttctgaccgtttgagcagacacatgcacatttgtggcctgctggaggtcattttgcagggccctggcagtgctcctcctgctcctccttgcacaaaggcggaggtagcggtcctgctgctgggttgttgccctcctacggcctcctccacgtctcttgatgtactggcctgtctcctggtagcgcctccatgctctggacactacactgacagacacagaaaaccttcttgccacagctcgcattgatgtgccatcctggatgagctgcactacctgagccacttgtgtgggttgtaggctccgtctcatgctaccactagagtgaaagcaccgccagcattcaaaagtgaccaaaacatcagccaggaagcatagaaactgagaagtggtctgtggtaatcacctgcagaaccactcctttattgggggtgtcttgctaattgcctataatttccacctgttgtctattccatttgcacaacagcatgtgaaatgtattgtcaatcagtgttgcttcctaaatggactgtttgatttcacagaagtgtgattgacttggagttacattgtgttgtttaagtgttccctttatttttttgagcagtgtatatctgtCCATCAAATTAAATTACAATTATACATAAAATCAGCAATTATATGTCTACAAGTGAATATTTGTCTTCTACTCAAAGCCTAAATCAAATAGGACATTTCATCTAGGTTTTTATAGATTAAGACAAAGTTCACAGAAGTAGAGTCAGTGGATTGACCGAGCAGGGCTTTTGTTGATGCTGCTAGCTATAAATAATGGGTTCTGTACGTTTTATATACAATACTAGTAAAAGTTtgaacacatctactcattcaagggtttttctttatttgtactattttctactttgtagaaaaatagtgaagacatcaaaactatgaaataacacatatggattcatgtagtaaccgaaaaagtattaaacaaatcaaaatatatttatatttgagattattcaaagtagccaccctttgccttgatgacagctttgtacactcttggcattctctcaaccagcttcacctgaaatgcttttccaacagtcttgaaggagttcccacatatgctgagcacttgttagctgcttttccttcactctgcagtccaactcatcccaacccATTTCAATTGGATTAAggccaggtgattgtggaggccaggtcatttgatgcagcactctatcactccttggtcaaatagcccttacacagcctggaggtgtgttgagttattttcctgttgaaaaacaaatgattgtcccactaagagcaaaccagatgggatggcgtatcgctgcagaatgcggtggtagccatgctggttaactgtgccttgaattctaaataaatcactgacagtgtaaccagcaaagcaccccacaccatcacacctccatggttcatggtgggaaccacacatgggtcttcctttcctgatGCGGTCCTAATGgtagtcagtttcatcatagcgcttgatgatttttgtgactgcacttgaagaaacttcaaaAGTCCTTGAAATGTTCAGTATTGACTGACCATCATGcattaaagtaatgacggactgtcgtttctctttgcttatttgagctgtttataccataatatggactaggtcttttaccaaataggtaaTGAATATGCTCCCTCCCATCTGTATATgctccctaccttgtcacaacacaactgattggctcaaaagtattaagaaggaaagacattctacaaagtaacttttaacaaggcactcttgttaattgaaatgcattccaggtgacatgaagctggttgagagaatgccaagagtgtgcaaagctgtcatcaaggcaaaatatCAGTTGGCtaagtatagagagagagagattcaaaacagcaggtccgggacaaggtagcacatccggggAACAGGTCATAGCCGCagtcagaacagttgaaactggagcagcagcacaaccaggtggactggagaaggccaggagtcatcaggcaagatagtcctgaggcatggtcctagggctcaggtcctccaggaggggagggagagagagagaattagatggagcctacttaaattcacacaggacaccagataagataggggaattacaccagatataacagactgacccttgcTCCCCggcacaaactattgcagcatataTACTAAAGACTGAGACAGGGAGGGTCGGGGGACACTCTGGCCCCgtctgacgatacccccggacagggccaaccaggcagtaCGTGTTCTATTTTCCACTCCAGGTGTTACAGttgtcgtgacgttgtattagttaatgtgacgactgttgctcatcgaatgattaaaagtttctaattgcgtgattaac is part of the Oncorhynchus keta strain PuntledgeMale-10-30-2019 chromosome 26, Oket_V2, whole genome shotgun sequence genome and encodes:
- the LOC118390345 gene encoding arg8-vasotocin receptor-like gives rise to the protein MHTPVHGLLFNGVNQSLVFSPTDDPIMGNLGNGTVLPNGSDPFGRNEEVAKIEIAVLSITFVVAVIGNVSVLLAMFNTKKKKSRMHLFIRHLSIADLVVAFFQVLPQLCWKITFRFYGPDVLCRIVKHLQVMGMFASTYMMVMMTVDRYIAICHPLKTLQQPTQRSYIMIISTWMCSLVLSMPQYFIFSLSEIKNGSVVYDCWGHFIEPWGVKAYITWITVSIFVIPVFILMICYGFICHSIWKNIKYKTRNTHAGVASKNGLIGINSVSNVTTISRAKLRTVKMTFVIVLAYIICWSPFFIVQMWSVWDENFAWDESENTAVTLSALLASLNSCCNPWIYMIFSGHLLHDFTLCFPCCNKLRYKFKKEDSDSSLRRNTVLTKMTNRSPTCSSGTWKDSDNSP